In Acidisarcina polymorpha, the DNA window GAACGATCTCATCGCCTTCGACACTGGTCCAGCAAACATGCTGATTGACGCGGTGACCCAGAGCTTGTTCGGTAAGCCGTTCGACAGGCGGGGGGCCATTGCCGCTCGCGGGATGGTTTTGGAAGCCGTCGTGGTATCGGCGTTGAAGCATCCTTTTTTCGGGCGCAAGCCGCCCAAGAGCGCGGGGCGCGAGGAGTTTGGCTCGAGCTTCGCAGCGCAATTTTTGAAGCAATGCAAAGCCGCCAGCCGTCGTCCGGAAGATGCAGTTGCCACTGCCACGGCGTTAACAGCTCGGAGCATCGGCCTTGCCTATTGCCGCTTTGTGCAGGATCGAATGGAGGGCGCGGTCGATTATCTGCTCTCTGGAGGGGGCGCGCACAATGCCACTCTGGTCGAGATGCTGAGCAGTGAACTTGATCCCCTGGGCTGCAAGCTGGGCACGACCGAGGATGCAGGTCTTCCGGCCCAGACGAAGGAGGCAGCGGCGTTCGGACTGCTGGCCTATGAGACCTGGCACCGGCGCCCCGGCAATGTGCCTGCCGCGACCGGCGCGGTGCGTTCGGCAATTCTGGGCGAGATCACCTATGCGTAACCGTCGCTGTAGCTTGTTCCTGACGCCGGTGTGGTTGGGGTTCATTGCCCTGGCGGGTTGCCGACCGGCGCGGAAACCGGCGGGAACGGTGACGATGGTGATCGAGAGCAGTCCGACGAACCTCGACCCGCGGATCGGCACGGATGGACAGTCGGAGCATATCGACGCGCTGATCTTCGACGCGCTAGTGCGGCGCGATGAGCACTTCAACATTCAGCCGTGGCTGGCGCAGAGCTGGGAGACGCCCGATCCGCTGACCGTTGTTTTCCATTTGCGGAGTGGAGTTCATTTTCATGATGGGCGGCCTCTAAGTTCGAAGGACGTGCAATGGACGATTATGTCGATCCTCAATGGCAAGGTTCCGACGGTGAAGTCGCAGGCCTATCGCAATGTCGACCACATTGATACGCCCGACCCGCTGACCGCGGTCTTTCATCTGAAGAAAGCCGACCCCGGGCTGCTGCCTAGTCTTTCGGATGGAGCGATCGGCATTGTTCCTGCCGGGAGCGGACGCGACTTCGGGCTGCATCCGATCGGCAGCGGGCCATTCCGGTTCGTCTCTCAGGAGCAGGACAAGGAAGTGGTGATTGAGCGAAATCCGATGACGTGGGGAACGCCTCCGGCGATCGAGCGGGTGCGCTTCGCCGTAGTGCCCGATTCGATCACCCGGGCGCTTGAGCTGCAGAAGGGTTCGGCGGACATCGGGGTGAACGCGCTCACCGCCGACCAGGTCTACGCGATGCGCAACGATGCTCGGATCGTGGTCGAGAGCGGTCCGGGTACGATCCTGAACTACATCTCCTTCAACACTCGGGATTTTGTTCTCAAGGATGCCCGGGTGCGCCAGGCGATTGCTTTTGCCATCAACCGTCCGCTGATTGTCTCGGCATTGTGGCGCGGTAGGGCGCGTATCGCGGAAAGTCTGCTACCGACGGAGCATTGGGCCTGGTCAAGCAACGTCGATGCGCACGAGTACGATCCGACGCGCGCCAACGCGCTGCTGGATGCGGCCGGATTCAAGCGGGGACGCGACGGCGTCCGCTTTCATCTCACGATCAAAACTTCGACTGACGAAACCGGCCGGACGCTCGCGGTCGTGCTCCAGCAGCAGCTGCGTGCGATCGGTATCGATCTTGAGGTTCGCAGCTTCGAGTTCGCTACCTTTTATGCGGACATCGCCAAAGGCGCTTTTCAGATGTATACGCTGCGCTGGATAGGCGGCAACGAAGATCCGGATATTTTTCGTTATGCCTATGCGACGGCGAGCGCGCCGCCGCATGGCGCGAATCGCGGCTACTACAGTAATCCCGAGTTTGATGCGCTGGTCGCCGAAGCAGCTGTGACTCCGAGCCAGAGCGGCCGCGCGGCGATCTACGCGAAGATGCAGCAGATCGTGGCTAAGGAGCTTCCAGCGATCAACCTCTGGTATCTGGACACGGTGATTGTGCACAACCGGCGATTGCGCAACGTCCATCTTTCCAGCTCGGGAACCTTTGACTTTCTAAGGGAGGCGACGGTCGATCAGTAGGACGGAGTTTGATCCAGCATTGGTTTTGCCTGGGAGACTCTGGATGAATTCCAACTATCAACTCATAAGCGTTCCAGAGCAACGAATTATGATGAATTCTGCAAGCTACAGCCGCCTATGTCGTTTAGCGTTGGAGATCGGATCGGGGAATACGAGGTAGTCGGCACACTAGGTTCCGGTGGGATCGGACAGGTTTACCAGGTGCGGCACGCGATTTCAAACCGGGCCGAGGCGATGAAGGTGCTGTTGACCGATCGCGCAGGAACGGAGGAGATCAGCGAACGCTTTCTTCGCGAGATCCGAGTGCTGGCTTCTCTCGACCATCCCAACATCGCGGGGCTGCATACGGCTTTTCACCACCAGGGCCAGTTGGTGATGATCATGGAGTTCGTCGAAGGGATGACGCTTCGGACGAAGCTCGGGCAGGGCTCCATCATGATGAGCCAGAGCCTGGACTACTTGCGGCAGATCCTGGCTGGGCTGGCGTATGCGCATCGCCGGGGCATCGTTCATCGGGATATCAAGCCAGCAAACATCATGGTCACTCCCGACGAGCGGATCAAGCTGCTCGACTTCGGGCTGGCATTCCAGGGGCTGAGGTCGGATATTACGCGAACCGGTCTGATCCTAGGATCATTGCACTATATGTCTCCCGAACAGGTGATGGGCGAACGGGTGGATGCGCGCTCCGACATTTACTCGGTGGGAGTGACGCTCTATCAGTTGTTGACGGGACGGGTGCCGATCGATGGCTTTGGAGAATATGCGATTGCCAGCGGACATTTAAAGAATACTCCGGAAGACCCGACGAGCATCAACCCGAATATTCCATCTCAGCTTGCGGCCATGGTGATGAAGGCGTTGGCCAAGGCGCCGGAGGAGCGCTTTCAGACCGCGCAGGCCTTCTATGACGCGCTGGGATCGCTGAACAGCGATGAGACGATGTCGCTGCTGCCGACGCCCGCGCTCAACCGGGAGGCACACGACTCTGAGGCAAGAAAGACGGGTGCTACTGCCCAGCCGGCCGGGGCGGCCACCGGGACGAGGACGCTGAGTGGCGCAAGCGTTCTGGCTGCGGTCTCTCGCGAACTCGCCCATTATATTGGACCGATCGCGAAGGTGGTGGTGAATCGCGCCGCCAAACAGGCGGCCACGCTCGACGAGCTTTACGCGCTGATCGGGGGGGAAATTGGGGCCGAGACGGAGCGCAAGACATTCATGGCGACCCGGCAGAAGTACTCCGTGTAAAGCTTGGCTCAGTCTTCGAGCATCTTCATGGCTTTGACCAGGCTCACATACATCCGATTGAAGGAGGCGCCCACTTCGGAAATTTCGTCCTTCCCGCCGTGGACGAATTCCGGCTGGCTGAGGTCGCCTTTGCTGACCAGGTCGGCGGTCACCGCCAGCTTGCGCAGAGGCAGAATGACGATGTAGTAGAGGCCCAGATCGATGACCAGCAGGGTGGCGGCAAATGTACAAGAGAGATACAACAGCAGAGTGCTGAAGGCACGGTGGGCGATGTTCAACGGGACCTCGGTGGGCACCGAGACGATCTGTGCGCCGACGATTTCATTGAGTTTCCAGCCGAAGCCATTGGCACTGCCGTAAGTGCTCAGCTGGGTTTTAGGAGCGGCGGCGGGGACGCTATGACACTCAAGGCAGCCCTCGGCGGCGGCGATCGGCTGGGAGAGATAAATGGAGCTGCCGGTGGCGGTTTGGCGCTCCCCAATCAGC includes these proteins:
- a CDS encoding ABC transporter substrate-binding protein, with product MRNRRCSLFLTPVWLGFIALAGCRPARKPAGTVTMVIESSPTNLDPRIGTDGQSEHIDALIFDALVRRDEHFNIQPWLAQSWETPDPLTVVFHLRSGVHFHDGRPLSSKDVQWTIMSILNGKVPTVKSQAYRNVDHIDTPDPLTAVFHLKKADPGLLPSLSDGAIGIVPAGSGRDFGLHPIGSGPFRFVSQEQDKEVVIERNPMTWGTPPAIERVRFAVVPDSITRALELQKGSADIGVNALTADQVYAMRNDARIVVESGPGTILNYISFNTRDFVLKDARVRQAIAFAINRPLIVSALWRGRARIAESLLPTEHWAWSSNVDAHEYDPTRANALLDAAGFKRGRDGVRFHLTIKTSTDETGRTLAVVLQQQLRAIGIDLEVRSFEFATFYADIAKGAFQMYTLRWIGGNEDPDIFRYAYATASAPPHGANRGYYSNPEFDALVAEAAVTPSQSGRAAIYAKMQQIVAKELPAINLWYLDTVIVHNRRLRNVHLSSSGTFDFLREATVDQ
- a CDS encoding serine/threonine protein kinase; the protein is MSFSVGDRIGEYEVVGTLGSGGIGQVYQVRHAISNRAEAMKVLLTDRAGTEEISERFLREIRVLASLDHPNIAGLHTAFHHQGQLVMIMEFVEGMTLRTKLGQGSIMMSQSLDYLRQILAGLAYAHRRGIVHRDIKPANIMVTPDERIKLLDFGLAFQGLRSDITRTGLILGSLHYMSPEQVMGERVDARSDIYSVGVTLYQLLTGRVPIDGFGEYAIASGHLKNTPEDPTSINPNIPSQLAAMVMKALAKAPEERFQTAQAFYDALGSLNSDETMSLLPTPALNREAHDSEARKTGATAQPAGAATGTRTLSGASVLAAVSRELAHYIGPIAKVVVNRAAKQAATLDELYALIGGEIGAETERKTFMATRQKYSV
- a CDS encoding anhydro-N-acetylmuramic acid kinase; translated protein: MTRNATILRPMNVAGMMSGTSADGIDVAIVRIAPGAKGLRMKLLAHHAVPFSTSVRAAVLAAMDAGNISTAELARLNWRLGIAYADAIKATLAEYPVKLQLIGCHGQTIYHQGVPAKYAGVKLACTWQIGEMAMLAAASGVPVVSNFRPADMVAGGQGAPLVSLLDFVMFRHAGRGRVLQNLGGIGNLTAMPAGASLNDLIAFDTGPANMLIDAVTQSLFGKPFDRRGAIAARGMVLEAVVVSALKHPFFGRKPPKSAGREEFGSSFAAQFLKQCKAASRRPEDAVATATALTARSIGLAYCRFVQDRMEGAVDYLLSGGGAHNATLVEMLSSELDPLGCKLGTTEDAGLPAQTKEAAAFGLLAYETWHRRPGNVPAATGAVRSAILGEITYA
- a CDS encoding c-type heme family protein, giving the protein MPLKLLAKFNLMLIILFGLGLLLVSQLSRRFLEDNARDETIQQAKLMISSARSTRDYTEEELDPLLEKTPASAERFLPQTIPFYAATVTFNHLRKDYPDYTYKEAALNPTNPRDRADDWEADIINYFRNHPGQTQLIGERQTATGSSIYLSQPIAAAEGCLECHSVPAAAPKTQLSTYGSANGFGWKLNEIVGAQIVSVPTEVPLNIAHRAFSTLLLYLSCTFAATLLVIDLGLYYIVILPLRKLAVTADLVSKGDLSQPEFVHGGKDEISEVGASFNRMYVSLVKAMKMLED